The proteins below come from a single Canis aureus isolate CA01 chromosome 14, VMU_Caureus_v.1.0, whole genome shotgun sequence genomic window:
- the TIGD5 gene encoding tigger transposable element-derived protein 5 codes for MYPAGPPAGPAPRRGRHAPPGRPAQPPRLPAPTPAPAARPPPPAPGPRPRVAVKMAFRKAYSIKDKLQAIERVKGGERQASVCRDFGVPGGTLRGWLKDEPKLRWFLEQLGGEVGTQRKKMRLANEEEIDRAVYSWFVALRQHGVPLSGPLIQAQAEAFARQIYGPECTFKASHGWFWRWQKRHGISSQRIYGEAEPLAAGPAPGPPVKQEPAPPPGPGPGSPAARAPAPPPPAEGGYGDEQIYNANVTGLYWKLLPEQAAPLGAGDPGAGGCERRGRGDRVTVLLAANLTGSHKLKPLVIGQLPDPPSLRHHNQDKFPASYRYSPDAWLSRPLLRGWFFEEFVPGVRRYLRRSCLQQKAVLLVAHPPCPSPAARMPALEESEDALWCCRPEPLSPPEELQTPDGAVRVLFLSKGSSRAHIPAPLEQGVVAAFKQLYKRELLRLAVSCAGGSPLDFMRSFMLKDMLYLAGLSWDLVQAGSIERCWLLGLRAAFEPRPAGECVGGQPASQAEEAAEHSRVLSDLTHLAALAYKRLAPEEVAKWLHLDDDGGLPDSCREEAGPGRPPVLAPAAPPPPASLPSVMGGAEEEEEAAVPTAGEAVRGLETALRWLENQDPREVGPPKLVQLRSLISMARRLGGISPSPAVPEDGV; via the coding sequence atgtaCCCCGCGGGTCCCCCGGCCGGTCCCGCTCCGCGCCGCGGCCGCCATGCCCCGCCCGGGCGCCCCGCGCAGCCGCCGCGGCTCCCCGCGcccaccccggcccccgccgcgcgGCCGCCGCCCCCAGCGCCCGGGCCGCGGCCCCGCGTGGCCGTGAAGATGGCCTTCCGCAAGGCCTACTCCATCAAGGACAAGCTGCAGGCCATCGAGCGCGTCAAGGGCGGCGAGCGGCAGGCCAGCGTGTGCCGGGACTTCGGGGTGCCGGGCGGCACGCTGCGCGGCTGGCTCAAGGACGAGCCCAAGCTGCGCTGGTTCCTGGAGCAGCTGGGCGGCGAGGTGGGCACGCAGCGCAAGAAGATGCGGCTCGCCAACGAGGAGGAGATCGACCGCGCCGTCTACTCGTGGTTCGTGGCGCTGCGCCAGCACGGCGTGCCGCTGTCTGGGCCGCTCATCCAAGCGCAGGCCGAGGCCTTCGCGCGCCAGATCTACGGGCCCGAGTGCACCTTCAAGGCCAGCCACGGCTGGTTCTGGCGCTGGCAGAAGCGCCACGGCATCTCCAGCCAGCGCATCTACGGCGAGGCCGAGCCCCTGGCCGCCGGCCCCGCGCCGGGCCCGCCCGTCAAGCAGGAGCCCGCgccgcccccaggccccggccccggctccccggccgcccgggcccccgccccgccgccccccgccgagGGCGGCTACGGCGACGAGCAGATCTACAACGCCAACGTCACCGGCCTCTACTGGAAGCTGCTTCCGGAGCAGGCGGCGCCCCTGGGCGCAGGGGACCCCGGCGCGGGCGGCTGCGAGCGGCGCGGGCGCGGCGACCGGGTGACCGTGCTGCTGGCCGCCAACCTGACGGGCAGCCACAAGCTGAAGCCGCTGGTCATCGGGCAGCTGCCAGACCCGCCGAGCCTGCGCCACCACAACCAGGACAAGTTCCCGGCCTCCTACCGCTACAGCCCGGACGCCTGGCTCAGCCGCCCGCTGCTGCGGGGCTGGTTCTTCGAGGAGTTCGTCCCTGGGGTCCGGCGCTATCTGCGCCGCAGCTGCCTGCAGCAGAAGGCCGTCCTGCTGGTCGCCCACCCGCCCTGCCCGAGCCCAGCGGCCAGGATGCCCGCCCTGGAGGAGAGCGAGGACGCCCTCTGGTGCTGTCGGCCTGAGCCCCTCAGCCCCCCGGAGGAGCTGCAGACCCCGGATGGCGCAGTCCGGGTGCTATTCCTGTCCAAGGGCAGCAGCCGGGCTCACATCCCTGCCCCGCTGGAGCAGGGCGTCGTGGCTGCCTTCAAGCAGCTGTACAAACGGGAGCTGCTGCGGCTAGCCGTGTCCTGCGCCGGGGGCTCCCCGTTGGACTTCATGCGCAGCTTCATGCTCAAGGACATGCTCTACCTGGCCGGCCTCTCCTGGGACCTGGTGCAGGCAGGCAGCATTGAGCGGTGCTGGCTGCTGGGCCTGCGGGCGGCCTTCGAGCCCCGGCCGGCCGGGGAGTGTGTTGGGGGGCAGCCGGCCAGCCAGGCCGAGGAGGCTGCAGAGCACAGCCGGGTGCTCAGCGACCTCACGCACCTGGCGGCCCTGGCCTACAAGCGCCTGGCGCCCGAGGAGGTGGCCAAGTGGCTGCATCTGGACGATGACGGGGGGCTGCCCGACAGCTGCAGAGAGGAGGCGGGCCCTGGCCGGCCCCCTGTGCTGGCCCCTGCTGCTCCTCCACCCCCGGCCAGCCTACCCTCTGTCatggggggtgcagaggaggaggaggaggctgccgTGCCCACTGCCGGGGAGGCTGTCCGGGGTCTGGAGACAGCTCTTCGGTGGCTGGAGAATCAGGACCCTCGGGAGGTGGGGCCGCCGAAGCTGGTGCAGCTGCGTTCACTGATCAGCATGGCTCGGAGGCTGGGGGGCATCAGTCCCTCTCCTGCAGTCCCTGAAGATGGGGTGTGA
- the PYCR3 gene encoding pyrroline-5-carboxylate reductase 3 has protein sequence MAAAAALGPGPLRVGFVGAGRMAEAIAQGFIRAGKVEAQHIVASAPSDRNLCHFQALGCQTTHSNQEVLQSCLLVFFATKPYVLPAVLAEVASVVTTEHILVSVAAGVSLSTLEELLPPTTRVLRVSPNLPCLVQEGSVVMARGRHAGSSEAKLLQTLLEACGQCEEVPEAHMDIHTGLSGSGVAFVCTFSEALAEGAIKMGMPSGLAHRIVAQTLLGTAKMLQQKEQHPAQLRTDVCTPGGTTIYGLHALEQGGLRAATMSAVEAATCRARELSKK, from the exons atggcggcggcggcggcgcttgGTCCGGGTCCGCTCCGCGTGGGCTTTGTGGGCGCGGGACGTATGGCCGAGGCCATCGCGCAGGGCTTCATCCGAGCAG GAAAAGTAGAAGCTCAGCACATAGTGGCCAGTGCACCGAGTGACAGGAACCTCTGCCACTTCCAG GCTCTGGGCTGCCAGACCACCCACTCCAACCAGGAGGTTCTGCAGAGCTGCTTGCTGGTCTTCTTTGCTACCAAGCCCTATGTCCTGCCAGCTGTCCTGGCAGAGGTGGCCTCTGTGGTAACCACTGAGCACATCTTGGTGTCTGTGGCTGCTGGAGTGTCTCTGAGCACCCTGGAGGAG CTGCTGCCGCCGACCACACGGGTGCTACGAGTCTCACCCAACCTGCCCTGCTTGGTTCAGGAGGGGAGTGTGGTGATGGCGCGGGGCCGCCACGCTGGAAGCAGCGAGGCCAAGCTTTTGCAGACCCTGCTGGAGGCCTGCGGGCAGTGCGAGGAGGTGCCtgaggcccacatggacatccacACCGGCCTCAGTGGCAGCGGTGTGGCCTTT GTGTGTACCTTCTCCGAAGCCCTGGCCGAAGGTGCCATCAAGATGGGCATGCCCAGTGGCCTGGCCCACCGCATTGTTGCTCAGACCCTGCTG GGGACAGCCAAGATGTTGCAGCAGAAGGAACAGCACCCGGCTCAGCTGCGGACAGACGTGTGCACGCCGGGCGGCACCACCATCTATGGGCTCCACGCCCTGGAGCAGGGGGGGCTGCGGGCAGCCACCATGAGCGCCGTGGAGGCTGCCACGTGCCGGGCCAGGGAGCTCAGCAAGAAGTAG